The genomic interval CTAAGCATAGGTGCTAATTTTACCACACTTACTCTATAATGCGCCTGAAGCTCAGTGAAGATATAACAAACATCACGACATCAAAAAGAAAGATCACAGCCATATCAATACCAAGGTGTGAGATATTACCTGTGATGAGAAGCCCTCGCACGGCGTCAACTACGTAAGTGAGTGGATTGATTATGGATATCTCTTTCACAATAGGGGGCATAAGCTCAACTGGGTATAAAGCGCTGCTGGCGAAGAACAGAGGCATTATGATCGCCTGTCCTATTCCCATAAATCTCTCCCTCGTTTTCATAAAGGAAGCTACGAGTATGGACACAGATGCAAAACCACCTGACGAGAGAAATATAACTGTGATCGCCAATAGAAAGTAGAAGGGATTAGATACAAACCTGACACCTATAATGTAAGCTATCGGTACGATGATGAAGACTTGAAATAGTGATCTCACACCTGATGCCATAGCTCTGCCTATAACTATGGAGTGCCTTGATGCGGGTGTGACGAGAAGTCTTTTGAGTATTCCCATATCCCTTTCCCAAACCATCATAAGCCCATAAAAAATGCTTACAAAAGTAGTTGATTGTACAAGAATACCCGGAGTTATAAAGTCGGTGTAAGGTACTCCTTCGGTGGGTATTGCCCTTACACTGCTCATGACAGGTCCGTATATGATAAGCCAGAGCAAAGGCTGAACCGCTCTAAAGTATATCTCAGTTCTGTCATGTTTGAGTCTCCTAAGCTCTAACTCAATCATAATGAGGATATTTTTAAGAGTATTCATCTTATGTCCTAATGAACATCTGTCTTGTACGCCTCACATCGCTTATTCTTTCCGCACTCTCAAACTTGGTTCCCGCATACTTCAAGAATACATCCTCAAGTGTTGGTTTAGAAACGGAGACCCTTTTCACACTTATCCCTGTATCTCTGAAAAACTCCATGATAGCAGGCAAAGATCCTTCCGCATCGTCAACGAGAATTCTCAGCTCATTCTCTTGCATATAAACCTCTTTAACCGCCTGTACCTTCTTTAGAGGATCCAAATTTGTGTAAGAATTTGCTAAATGAAGGATTATCATCTCACCACCAAGTGAGCGTTTTAGCTCCTCGCAGGTTCCACTGACAACTATACAGCCGTTGTTTATTATGGCTACACGATCGGCATACATATCCGCCTCATCCATATAGTGTGTGTTGAAAAATATAGTCACACCAAACTCATTTTTAAATTGGTTGAGTTTTTCCCACACCCTCTTCCTCGCGGCAGGATCAAGCCCAATAGTAGGTTCGTCCAAAAACATGACCTTGGGTTGTATAAGCATGGCACAGGCTATCTCAAGTCTCCTTATCATACCACCCGAAAAGGTGTTTACCAGCTCGTCCTTGACCTCTTTAAGATCCATATCTTCCAAAACCCTATCTATGACCTTACTCCTTTTCTCTTTTGGAAGACCGAAAAGTTTTGCATATATTAGGAGATTCTCGTAGGCTGTTATGTCCGTCCATACGCTCATCTCCTGAGGCACGTAGCTTATGAGTCTCCTTACTTGAGCGCTTTGGCGCTCTACATGATAGCCCAGTATGTATGCTTCCCCTGATGTGGGCTTTATTTGAGTTGTGAGTATACGCATGAGGGTAGTCTTACCAGCACCGTTCGGACCGAGCAAAGCAAAAGCTTGCCCTTCTTCAACCTTAAAGCTTATACCGTTAAGGGCATGCACTTTTGCGTCATAAACTTTAAAAAGATCCTTTACCTCAACAGCGTAAAGGGACATTACACAAAATTATAGCTTCACTTTGATATAATGGTTGTATGAAAGTCCCTTACAGCTGGCTATCAGAATTCACAGACGTACATGACATATCTCCAGAAGATGTAGCCAGAGAACTAACTTTGAGGAGCGTTGAGACAAGCTTAATTAAGCTTGATACGGATATGGATGGGGTGGTTTTTGGAAAGGTGGTTGATATAAAGCCTCATCCTTCAAGACAAAACTTATTGATCTGTGCTATAGATGTAGGTAGCGGATACTGTCCTAAGGTAGTTACAGCTGATAGATCCCTCAAAGTGGGGGATGGTGTGATTTTGGCGCTTCCTAACGCAAGAGTAGGCAATATGTGTATAAGCAAAAGAGAGTTTGACGGAATTGTTTCTGAAGGTATGCTACTTTCGGCTGGAGAACTGGGACTTGAAGCTTATTCAGAAGGCGTGCTGAAGATCTGGGAGGATTTAAGTCCAGGTATTTCAGCTTACGATCTTTTAGGCTTTGGCGAATATCTGCTGGAGATTGAAGTAACTCCCAACAGAGGTGATATGCTAAGTGTGAGAGGATTGGCAAGGGATATATGCGCAATTTTTGGAAGGGAGTTTAAAGAGGGAGAGAGAGTTGGCTTTGAGGACACAAACGACATAAACATAGAGATACTTGATGAGGATTGCAAAAGATACAGAGGCGCACTCATAGAGGGAATCACAGTAAGGGAGTCACCTCTGTGGATAAGGAAGAGATTATGGCAATGCGGAGTAAGGAGCATAAATAACGTTGTAGATATTACCAATTATGTGATGTTACGTGATGGTCAACCTCTTCACGCTTTTGACGCAGACACACTAAAAGGCGGTATAAAAGTAAGAAGTGCGAAGCCAGGTGAAAGGATCCTTACACTTATGAATTCTGAGAGGGAACTCACCCAGGAGAATTTAGTTATAGCTGATGAAGAAAAACCTATCGCTATTGCTGGAGTGATAGGTAGTGCAAATACGGCTGTCAGCTGGAATACAAAGAGAATACTCCTTGAGTCCGCTTACTTTGAGCCTTACAGGATAAGAAGGTCTTCTAAGGTGTTGAGCATACAGACGGATAGCTCTTACAGATTTGAAAGGAGTGTGGATATAGAAGGGGTCAAGAAGTATCATGACTTAGCTATAAAACTCATACTTGATACCGCAGGTGGAGTATTAACCGCTGTGAGGGATGTGTATCCCGTACCTTACAGACCTAAGAGCATCTTCTTGAGCATAGAAAAGTATAAAAGATACGCCGGTGAATATATGGACAAAAAGGAAGCCTCACAAATACTCACAAGACTTGGCATACCAAATACAGCACTCAGATGCGGAATTGAAGTACACATACCATCCCACAGGAGTTTTGACATACAAAGGGACGTGGATATAATAGAAGAAGTTCTTAGGATAAGAGGATACGATCGTATACCTTCGCAGGTGCTTACCCTTCCCTCCATACCTTTTCGCTGTAAAAAAAGCTTAGATGAGGTAAGGTCTCTTCTAAAAAGCAGGGGTCTTTTTGAGATCATCTCTTTCTCCTTTGAAGATACAGATATGTACGAGCTTTTGGGCATAGAAAAACCCAGTGTAGAGATAACAAACCCCCTTGTTAAAAGCCAAGCTTACATGAGGACATCTCTTTTGCCGTCGCTCATAAAGGTGTGCCTTTACAACCAGAGACAACACAATCATCACATGGCACTCTTTGAAGTAGGAAAGGTTTACACACGTGAAGGAGAGGAGGAGATGCTGGGTATACTTCTCATGGGAGCGCGAAGGCTTTATCCCAAAGAAGAGTATACAGCTTACGATTTACTTAGCTTGCTTCTTGATGTTGGAAGGCTCTTTGGAGTAACTTTCCAAAGTGATGTAGTTTCTTACGATTTCTTACATCCTCATGTGCGGATTGGACTGAGGTTAGAGCAAGAAAAGGTGGGCTTTGCAGGACAACTAAGTCCCAAACTTGCGGAAAGTTTGGAGTTGAAAGGGAAAGTGTTCATAGGGGAACTGAGACTATCCGTTATCAAAGAGGGCGTTAGACAATACAGACCCTTTTCTAAGTTCCCACCCATCATAAGAGACCTTTCCCTGATCGTGGACAAAGACCTGCAGGTGGATAAATTAATATCACATATACGGAACTTACTTAAGGAGAAGTTAGAAGAAGTGAAAGTGTTCAGTGTTTATACAGGCTCAGATGTTGGGGAAGGCAAGAAGAGTGTAAGTTTTAGGTTGGTATTTAGAAGTTTTGAAGGTACCATGTCCGATGGGGAAGCTAACAGTTTGGTGAATACGTTGGTGAGTTCCCTTGAGGAAAACTTTGGTGCGCGGCTTAGATAGAGCCTACCCTGTTGGTGGTAGAGAGGTTTAAATTGGGGTCCACAAGGTGAGCCAATAGGGAGCTCGGTCTCCGGAACTGTCTGCAAGGCGTTCCGGGAGAGCACCCACCTCAAGAGCAGGGGGCCCACCGATACCTCCTCGCCACCGCACGGGTGGGTTTCTTGCCTTCCCCTCCTGAGAAAGGAGGCGGAAGATGAAGGTTTTGAAGAAAGGTGAGTTAAGAAAGGAATTTTTAAATAGAAGAGAGGCAATGGGAGAGGAGGAGGTAGTACTCTACTCGGAGAAAATAAGGGCAGGGCTGAAGAACCTATCAGACTTTAAAAACGCCAAAAGGATACTTCTTTACTGTCCTATAAAAAAAGAGCCTGATCTTACATCTCTTATATGGGAATCCGTATCACTCAAGAAAGAAGTGTTGCTTCCAAAAGTGGCACACGATAGGTTAA from Hydrogenobacter sp. carries:
- a CDS encoding ABC transporter permease codes for the protein MIELELRRLKHDRTEIYFRAVQPLLWLIIYGPVMSSVRAIPTEGVPYTDFITPGILVQSTTFVSIFYGLMMVWERDMGILKRLLVTPASRHSIVIGRAMASGVRSLFQVFIIVPIAYIIGVRFVSNPFYFLLAITVIFLSSGGFASVSILVASFMKTRERFMGIGQAIIMPLFFASSALYPVELMPPIVKEISIINPLTYVVDAVRGLLITGNISHLGIDMAVIFLFDVVMFVISSLSFRRIIE
- a CDS encoding ATP-binding cassette domain-containing protein — its product is MSLYAVEVKDLFKVYDAKVHALNGISFKVEEGQAFALLGPNGAGKTTLMRILTTQIKPTSGEAYILGYHVERQSAQVRRLISYVPQEMSVWTDITAYENLLIYAKLFGLPKEKRSKVIDRVLEDMDLKEVKDELVNTFSGGMIRRLEIACAMLIQPKVMFLDEPTIGLDPAARKRVWEKLNQFKNEFGVTIFFNTHYMDEADMYADRVAIINNGCIVVSGTCEELKRSLGGEMIILHLANSYTNLDPLKKVQAVKEVYMQENELRILVDDAEGSLPAIMEFFRDTGISVKRVSVSKPTLEDVFLKYAGTKFESAERISDVRRTRQMFIRT
- the pheT gene encoding phenylalanine--tRNA ligase subunit beta; protein product: MKVPYSWLSEFTDVHDISPEDVARELTLRSVETSLIKLDTDMDGVVFGKVVDIKPHPSRQNLLICAIDVGSGYCPKVVTADRSLKVGDGVILALPNARVGNMCISKREFDGIVSEGMLLSAGELGLEAYSEGVLKIWEDLSPGISAYDLLGFGEYLLEIEVTPNRGDMLSVRGLARDICAIFGREFKEGERVGFEDTNDINIEILDEDCKRYRGALIEGITVRESPLWIRKRLWQCGVRSINNVVDITNYVMLRDGQPLHAFDADTLKGGIKVRSAKPGERILTLMNSERELTQENLVIADEEKPIAIAGVIGSANTAVSWNTKRILLESAYFEPYRIRRSSKVLSIQTDSSYRFERSVDIEGVKKYHDLAIKLILDTAGGVLTAVRDVYPVPYRPKSIFLSIEKYKRYAGEYMDKKEASQILTRLGIPNTALRCGIEVHIPSHRSFDIQRDVDIIEEVLRIRGYDRIPSQVLTLPSIPFRCKKSLDEVRSLLKSRGLFEIISFSFEDTDMYELLGIEKPSVEITNPLVKSQAYMRTSLLPSLIKVCLYNQRQHNHHMALFEVGKVYTREGEEEMLGILLMGARRLYPKEEYTAYDLLSLLLDVGRLFGVTFQSDVVSYDFLHPHVRIGLRLEQEKVGFAGQLSPKLAESLELKGKVFIGELRLSVIKEGVRQYRPFSKFPPIIRDLSLIVDKDLQVDKLISHIRNLLKEKLEEVKVFSVYTGSDVGEGKKSVSFRLVFRSFEGTMSDGEANSLVNTLVSSLEENFGARLR